The Geothrix sp. DNA segment TGGTGCCGTCCTCCATCCCCCACGACATTCTCAGGGCAGGTCTCCCAGAAGGGCACGCCGTGGGCCTCCATCCGCGCCACCGCTTCGAGGTGGGGGCGGCGGAGCCCGAGCCCCACGCCGGTGAACCTGTCCTGAGCCATGCCGGCCTCCCGTCCGCTACTTCTTTTCCTTGCCGCAGGAACCTTCCTTCTTGTCCTTGCCGCAGGAGCCGTCCTTGGCCTTCTTGTCCTTGCCGCAGGAGCCATCCTTCGCCTTCTTCTCCTTCTTGTCCTTGCTGCCGCAGGAGCCCTTGCCGCAGGAACCATCCTTGGCCTTGCCGTCCTTCGCCTTGTCGGTGGCCTTGCCCGCCTCCTTGGCGTCCTTGGCGCCACATTCGCCCGCCTGCGTGAGGGCGGCTTCGGCCCCGAAGGCCTCCACGGGCGTGGCGCCCACGGTCGCGGACCCGCCGGCCATGAGCGAGCCGGCGGTGAAGAGGGTGGCGGCACCGATCAACTTCGTGAACATGAATCCTCCGTGCGGACAGGGCCGCATCGGGGGCCGCACGGCGGCCCCGTTGTGGAACAGGACTGGGTCTTTCCGGACACACCCGATCAGGACCGAAGTGCTGTTGTTAACCTTTTCGGTGCGACCCTGCGGGTCATTGTGACATTTTTTTATTTCTATGCCTCGAAGCGCGGGTCGGAGGGGCCCGGCCGCCAGGCGCAGGCAGTGATCCTCTGTCGCCGCCGGGCCACCCAGTCATAGGCCCCATCCCGCAGGCCCCCCGGAAGCCAGGCCAGCAGCATCCCGGCCAGACGCCAGCCCGGACCCATCCGGCCCAGGAGGTGGATCAGCGCCCCGGACCGGGACCAGAGCGCCCCGTCCGGCGTGCGGACCAGGAGGCTGTCCGGGAGGCCGCTGAGCACTGATCCGGGGATCAGGCGGTGGAAAGCCTCGCCGCCCAGGGGCGCGAAGCGGACCCGCCCGGAGCGATCCCGCCCGGCCACGAAGCGCACCGCCCGCTGGCAGAGACCACAGCCGCCGTCGTAGAAGAGGTGGGTCAGCCCTTGATCAGAACCCACAATCCCACCGCGATGAAGGCGGTCCCTGCCGCCCACTTGATGGCCGCCTCCGGGATGTACTTGAAGAGGATGCCGCCCACGGCCACGCCGATGGCCGTGGCGCACACCAGGGCTGCGCTGGCGGCCAGGAACACGGTCCAGACCTGCCCGCTGCGCACGGTGGCCGTCATGGCCGCGAGCTGGGTCTTGTCCCCCACCTCGGCGAGGAAGACGGTGGCGAAGGTGGTCCAGAAGAGTGATCGGTTCATGTGTCCCCGCAGATCGTGACAGGGGTTCATGGTACCGGACTGGCATACTGGCCGGATGGCGCTGGATCACTTCGACCTCCCCACGACCTACGTGGACACTCCGGAAAAGCTGCAGGCGGCCCTGCCCCTCTGGCACGCGGCCGGCGTGCTGTCCGTGGACATCGAGTGCAGCCTCACGGGCGTGCACCACTGCGTGCTGGCCCTCATGCAGGTGGCCACCCACGACCAGGCCTGGCTGGTGGATCCCCTGCCCCTGGATCACCTCATGCGCCCCGCGCTGCAAGCCATGGCCCAGGTGCCCTGGATCGTCCATGACTTCTCCGGCGACGGCATCGTCTTCAAGCGGCTCTACGATGTGGTGCCCGACAGCATCTTCGACACCATGTTGCTGTCCCGCGCCCTGGGGTACCCCCAGCCCGGGCTGAAGACCATGGCCAAGCTCAAGCTGGGCCTCGACATCCCCAAGGAAGAGCAGGACTCCAACTGGATGCTCCGCCCCCTGCGCGATTCCCAGATCAGCTACGCCAGCCGCGACGCGGCCCTGCTTCTGCCCCTGCTCCGCATCCTGGCCGACGAGTGCGATGCCCACCGGGACCACCCGGAGATCGGCCCCCGCCTGGCCAGCCTGCCCAAGGAGATGCGCCACCTGCTGAAGCGGGTGCGGGCCTACACGCCCCCCAGGCACGATCCCGTCGTCGAGAAGGTGAAGCACCTGGGGGACCTGGCCGTGGACCGGGCCAAGAAGCTCACGGCGCTGCGCTGGGCCTGGGGCAACGAAGGCGACGTGGGGGCTGTCATGGAACTGGGCAACCGCTGGCTCATGGCCCGCCTGGCCCATCCACCCGCCACCCGGGAGGCCCTGGAGCGGACCATTCCGAATCCCCGCTTCCGCCGTAAGCGCCTGGAAGCCCTCTGGGAGGTCTTCGCCGAGGGCGCCCATGAAACTCAGGAAGAGGCAGAATCCGCCGATGCACTGATCTGGACCACCTCTGGACAACCATGACCCCCGAACCCGCCAACCCCCCTGATTTCACCGCCGAATCCCCCGACGGCATCCAGGTGACCTTCCCCAAGGGGCTCCTGGGCTTCGAAAAGCTCTCCGCCTTCCTCCTCTTCGAGCCCAAGGATGGCTACCCCCTGAAGTTCCTCCAGTCCACCGAGAACCCGGATGTGTCCTTCATCTGCATCGACCCGGTCACGGTGAAGCGGGACTACCAGGTCCCCCTGACCCAGGAGGAGGCCGAGGCCCTGGGCCTCGAGGCGCCGGAAGATGCCCTGATCCTCACCCTGGTGGTCGTCCCGGAGAACCCGCAGCACATGACCACGAACCTTGCGGGCCCCATCATCATCAACGTCAGGACGCGGAAGGGCCGCCAGATCATCCTCAGCTCGGAGACCTACCCCCTCCGCTGCCCCATCCTCCTTCAAGACTGACCCGGTCCGAAAGGCTGCGTGGATGCTCGTCATCACGAGAAAGCCCGAACAATCCATCGTCATTGGCGGCGAGGTCGAGGTCATCGTCCTCGGCATCACCAAGGATGGGGTGCGCCTGGGCATCAAGGCGCCGCTCACGGTCCAGGTCCACCGGCGGGAGGTCTTCGAAGCCATCGCCGCCGAGAACCGCGCGGCCACGGCCTCCAAGGTCCCGGTCCAGGATGTGGCAGCCCTGCTCCGGGCCGCTCAAGTCCGCAAGCCCCACACCCGATAAGATCCCTTCGAGGTCATCGTGGACATCAGCCCAGCCGGTGCAGCAGCCCAGGCGCAGCAGTTGCTGCAGCAGCAGGTCGCCGTCGGCGTGCTGAGGAAGAGCCTGGATGCGGACGCCCAGCAGGGGGCCGCCCTGGTGAAGATGCTGAGTCAGTCGACGGGCCTGGGGCAGGGCATCGACCAGTACGCCTGAGGCCGCAGCAGGAGCGGAGGCCCACCGTCGCGCACAGCGCGATGGCCCGAAGGGCGCGGCCCAGGAGGGGCCGCGTGAACATGCCATGGGCCGCCGACTTGGTCCGAACGGCTACTTCAGGCACGGCGCCAGGTACTTCCCCGTCACGCTGGTCTTCCGCTTGGCCACTTCCTCCGGGGTGCCCACGGCGATGATCCGACCGCCTTCGCCGCCGCCCTCAGGGCCGAGATCCAGGATCCAGTCGGCGGTCTTGATCACATCCAGGTTGTGCTCGATGACGATGAGCGTGTTGCCGGTCTCCACCAGGCGGTTCACCACTTCCAGCAGCTTCTGGATGTCCTTCAGGTGCAGGCCCGTGGTGGGCTCGTCCAGGATGTAGACGGTGCGGCCCGTGGCGCGCTTGCTCAGTTCCTTGGCCAGCTTCACGCGCTGGGCCTCGCCGCCGGACAAGGTGGTGGCGCTCTGGCCCAGGCGGATGTAGCCCAGCCCCACGTCCATGAGGGTCTGCAGCTTGTTGGCCAGCACGGGGATGGGTCCGAAGATCACCAGGGCCTCCTCCACGGTCATGGCCAGCACGTCAGAGATGCTCTTGCCCTTGTAGTGGATCTCCATGGTTTCGCGGTTGTAGCGCTTGCCCTTGCACTGCTCACAGGTGACGTACACGTCCGGGAGGAAGTGCATCTCGATCTTGAGGACGCCATCGCCCTCGCACTTCTCGCAGCGGCCGCCCTTCACGTTGAAGCTGTAGCGGCCCGGCGCGTAGCCCCGGGCCTTGCTTTCCGGAAGCTGGGCGAAGAGCTCACGCAGGGGCGTGAACAGCCCTGTGTAGGTGGCGGGGTTGCTGCGGGGCGTGCGGCCGATGGGAGCCTGGTCGATGTCGATGACCTTGTCGATGGCCTCGAGACCCTTGATCGTCTTGTGCTTGCCGACGATGTGCACCCCCTGGTGCAGCTGGTTGGCCAGGGCCTTGTAGAGGATCTCATTCACCAGGGTGCTCTTGCCCGAGCCCGAGACGCCGGTGACGCAGGTGAAGATGCCGATGGGGAACTCCGCATCCACCTTCTTGAGGTTGTTCTCCTCGGCACCGACGATGGACAGGTACCCGCGCTCGGCCTTGCGGCGCTTGCGGGGCACGGGGATGGCGTCACGGCCCGACAGGAAATCGCCGGTGACGGAACCCTTCGTGCGGCTGATCTCATCGGGCGTGCCCTGGGCCACCACCCTGCCGCCGTGCTCGCCGGCGCCAGGGCCCATGTCCACCACGTGGTCGGCGGCGAGGATGGTCTCCAGGTCGTGCTCCACCACCAGCACCGTGTTACCCAGGTCGCGCATCTCCTGGAGGGTCTTGATGAGCTGCAGGTTGTCCCGCTGGTGCAGGCCGATGCTGGGCTCGTCCAGCACGTAGAGCACGCCCTGAAGCTTGCTGCCGATCTGGGTGGCCAGGCGGATGCGCTGGCCCTCACCGCCCGACAGGGTGGCCGCGCTGCGGTCGAGGGTGAGGTAACCCAGGCCCACGTCGTCGAGAAAGCCCAGGCGCTCGCGAATCTCCTTCAGCACCTTCTCGGCGATGACGGCGTCCTTGCCCTCCAGGGCCAGCTCTGCGAACCACTTCCGGGAATCGCGCACGCTGTGGGCCACCACCTGGGCGATGTTCAGGCCACCCACGAAGACCGCCAGCACCTCGGGCTTCAGGCGCTGTCCCCCGCACTCCTCGCAGGGGATCACGCGCATGGACTGCTCCATCTCGGCCTGGATCTCCTCGCTGGTGGTCTCGCGGTAGCGCCGGTCCAGGTTGCCGATGATGCCTTCGAAGTGGTGGACGAAGTCGTAGCGGTTGCGCTTGCTCTCGTAGGTGAAACGCATCTCCTTCTCGGTGCCGTGCAGCAGCAGGCGGCGGATGTCCGCGGGCAGCTTCTTCCAGGGCACGTCCAGGCTGAACTTCATCTTCTTGGCGAGCTGCTCCAGCAGCTGGGAGCGCCAGCCGTCCTCGCTGACGCTCTTCCAGCCGCTGGCCTGGATGGCGCCCTCGTTGATGGAGAGCGCGGGGTTGGGGATGATCAGCTCCTCCGCGAACTGGCGCTTGAAGCCCAGGCCATCGCAGGTGGGGCAGGCGCCATAGGGGCTGTTGAACGAGAACGACCGCGGCTCCAGCTCCGGCAGCCCCATGCCGAACTTGGCGCACTTGGTGTTGTTGCAGGCCAGCTTGCTGGAGAAGAACTGCTCGGTTCCGTCCAGGTCCACCAGCGCGCTGCCCTCGGCCAGGTTGCAGGCGATCTCCAGGCTGTCCGCCAGCCGCGACTGGATGGCGGGGTCCACCTTCAGGCGGTCGATGACCACTTCCAGCGTGTGCTTCTTCTGCTTGTCCAGGTCGGGGATGCCCTCGGTGAGGTCGAGCATCGTGCCGTTGACGCGGGCCCGGATGTAGCCGCGCTTCATGAGGTCCTGCAACAGCTTCTTGTACTCGCCCTTGCGGCCCCGGACCACGGGCGCGAGGATCTGCAGCCTGGTGCCGGCGGGCCTGGCGAGGATCTGGTCCGCCATCTCCTGGATGGTCTGGCTGGCGATGGCCTTGCCGCAGGCCACGCAGGTGGGCCTGCCCGTGCGGGCGTAGAGCAGGCGCAGGTAGTCGTAGATCTCCGTCACCGTGGCCACGGTGGAGCGGGGGTTCTTGCTGGTGGTCTTCTGCTCGATGGAGATGGCCGGGGACAGGCCCTCGATGCTGTCCACGTCCGGCTTTTCCATCTGATCCAGGAACTGCCGCGCGTAGGCCGAGAGGCTCTCCACGTAGCGCCGCTGCCCCTCGGCGTAGAGCGTGTCGAAGGCCAGGCTGGACTTCCCCGAACCCGACAGCCCCGTGATCACCACCAGCTGGTTGCGCGGCAGCGAGAGGTCCAGGTTCTTGAGGTTGTGTTCGCGGGCGCCTTTGATGTGGATGTGTTCCATGGTCTCCCCAGCTTACGCCAAATTTTCGCCTTCGGGAATTGCGCTTAGAATCGTGTGATGCATCCAGCTGAGTTGGCGATCCTGCTCCATCGCGCCCTCGAGGTCCGGCTGGCGCGCCTGCAGGAGCTGCTGGACGCCCCGGACTGGGTCGACGACGACGAGCAGCTGCATCAGGTCCGCGTCTCCGCCCGCCGGCTCGGGGCCGTGCTGGACCTGGTGGACGCGGAGGTCTACCCGGGCCACAAGGGCCAGCGCCGGGCCCTCAAAGGGCTGGTGGACACCCTGGGGCTGCCCCGGGAGCTGGATGTGCATGCCGGGCACCTGCGGGCCCACCTCCTCCAGGCGGGGACGCCCGCCCAGGCCGCCGTTCTCGAGCACCTGCTGGAGCAGGTGGACCGCGGCCGCGCCAAGGCCCGCCGGGCCATGCGGAAGGAGCTTGACCGCCTGCGCCTGCCGGACCTCCGCCGGCTGCTCGACGTGCCATCCCTGCAGGACCCCTTCCAGGCCACCTCCCTGCAGGAGGCGGCCTGGACCTGTCTGGAGGCCCGCGCCGAGGCGGCCCTGGGCGGCCTGCCCGGCCTCTGCGCCCACGAGGATCCGGCCGCCCTGCACAAGACGCGGGTGCGCATCAAGAAGCTGCGCTACGCCGTCGAGGCCCTGGAGGCGGCCTTCGCCGAGCCCCCGGAGGCCCTGCTCAAGGATCTGCGCGCGCTGCAGACCGTGCTGGGCGACCACCACGACCTGGCCGCCTTGGAGGCCCTGCTCTGGGAGGCGGAAGCCCAGCTCCGTCTTCGCGAGCGGCAGGTCCTCGGCGCCGGCGTGCTCGACCTGCTGGGCGGCGTGGCCGAAGCCCGGCGCACCATCTATGGCCGCTTCGTCGAGCTGGCCGGACCCCAGGGCCCCGCCGCCTTCGCCCGCGCCGTGCGGCCGGCCCTGGGCCTGCCCCCGGTGGACGGGATCCTGGCATGAGCTTCTGGCCGGTGCGGCTCCGTCCCCTGGCCTGGCT contains these protein-coding regions:
- a CDS encoding thiol-disulfide oxidoreductase DCC family protein, with the protein product MGSDQGLTHLFYDGGCGLCQRAVRFVAGRDRSGRVRFAPLGGEAFHRLIPGSVLSGLPDSLLVRTPDGALWSRSGALIHLLGRMGPGWRLAGMLLAWLPGGLRDGAYDWVARRRQRITACAWRPGPSDPRFEA
- a CDS encoding TMEM165/GDT1 family protein; the encoded protein is MNRSLFWTTFATVFLAEVGDKTQLAAMTATVRSGQVWTVFLAASAALVCATAIGVAVGGILFKYIPEAAIKWAAGTAFIAVGLWVLIKG
- the fliW gene encoding flagellar assembly protein FliW translates to MTPEPANPPDFTAESPDGIQVTFPKGLLGFEKLSAFLLFEPKDGYPLKFLQSTENPDVSFICIDPVTVKRDYQVPLTQEEAEALGLEAPEDALILTLVVVPENPQHMTTNLAGPIIINVRTRKGRQIILSSETYPLRCPILLQD
- the csrA gene encoding carbon storage regulator CsrA, with amino-acid sequence MLVITRKPEQSIVIGGEVEVIVLGITKDGVRLGIKAPLTVQVHRREVFEAIAAENRAATASKVPVQDVAALLRAAQVRKPHTR
- a CDS encoding putative motility protein; this translates as MDISPAGAAAQAQQLLQQQVAVGVLRKSLDADAQQGAALVKMLSQSTGLGQGIDQYA
- the uvrA gene encoding excinuclease ABC subunit UvrA, whose protein sequence is MEHIHIKGAREHNLKNLDLSLPRNQLVVITGLSGSGKSSLAFDTLYAEGQRRYVESLSAYARQFLDQMEKPDVDSIEGLSPAISIEQKTTSKNPRSTVATVTEIYDYLRLLYARTGRPTCVACGKAIASQTIQEMADQILARPAGTRLQILAPVVRGRKGEYKKLLQDLMKRGYIRARVNGTMLDLTEGIPDLDKQKKHTLEVVIDRLKVDPAIQSRLADSLEIACNLAEGSALVDLDGTEQFFSSKLACNNTKCAKFGMGLPELEPRSFSFNSPYGACPTCDGLGFKRQFAEELIIPNPALSINEGAIQASGWKSVSEDGWRSQLLEQLAKKMKFSLDVPWKKLPADIRRLLLHGTEKEMRFTYESKRNRYDFVHHFEGIIGNLDRRYRETTSEEIQAEMEQSMRVIPCEECGGQRLKPEVLAVFVGGLNIAQVVAHSVRDSRKWFAELALEGKDAVIAEKVLKEIRERLGFLDDVGLGYLTLDRSAATLSGGEGQRIRLATQIGSKLQGVLYVLDEPSIGLHQRDNLQLIKTLQEMRDLGNTVLVVEHDLETILAADHVVDMGPGAGEHGGRVVAQGTPDEISRTKGSVTGDFLSGRDAIPVPRKRRKAERGYLSIVGAEENNLKKVDAEFPIGIFTCVTGVSGSGKSTLVNEILYKALANQLHQGVHIVGKHKTIKGLEAIDKVIDIDQAPIGRTPRSNPATYTGLFTPLRELFAQLPESKARGYAPGRYSFNVKGGRCEKCEGDGVLKIEMHFLPDVYVTCEQCKGKRYNRETMEIHYKGKSISDVLAMTVEEALVIFGPIPVLANKLQTLMDVGLGYIRLGQSATTLSGGEAQRVKLAKELSKRATGRTVYILDEPTTGLHLKDIQKLLEVVNRLVETGNTLIVIEHNLDVIKTADWILDLGPEGGGEGGRIIAVGTPEEVAKRKTSVTGKYLAPCLK
- a CDS encoding CHAD domain-containing protein; this translates as MHPAELAILLHRALEVRLARLQELLDAPDWVDDDEQLHQVRVSARRLGAVLDLVDAEVYPGHKGQRRALKGLVDTLGLPRELDVHAGHLRAHLLQAGTPAQAAVLEHLLEQVDRGRAKARRAMRKELDRLRLPDLRRLLDVPSLQDPFQATSLQEAAWTCLEARAEAALGGLPGLCAHEDPAALHKTRVRIKKLRYAVEALEAAFAEPPEALLKDLRALQTVLGDHHDLAALEALLWEAEAQLRLRERQVLGAGVLDLLGGVAEARRTIYGRFVELAGPQGPAAFARAVRPALGLPPVDGILA